The proteins below come from a single Beutenbergia cavernae DSM 12333 genomic window:
- a CDS encoding carbohydrate ABC transporter permease, with translation MAASVSQGSTASLWVRRIVLVVLGLIWLVPVYLFLANAAKTTESYGISSVWAPEGIAGLWSNIADAWDRGRLSRGFLSTAVYALVAPLLAVVVGAAAGFAIVALRLRHGFVWFVVIFASTIFPLQMILMPLFLGYAETGLYDSRQGMILVYTAISVPFAAFVMRNFFSGIAHQVFEAAVVDGAGTWRIFWRIYLPMSMSALVAVYILQATLIWNDLLLGLTLAQSETTRPLMPALSAMQSTYGGSTMPTVLAGGLLVSIPTVALFLLTQRVFSRGLSLGQF, from the coding sequence ATGGCAGCCTCCGTCTCGCAGGGCTCCACCGCCTCGCTGTGGGTCCGCCGCATCGTCCTCGTCGTGCTCGGGCTGATCTGGCTCGTCCCCGTCTACCTGTTCCTCGCCAACGCCGCGAAGACGACGGAGTCCTACGGCATCTCCTCGGTCTGGGCGCCCGAGGGGATCGCCGGCCTGTGGTCGAACATCGCCGACGCCTGGGACCGGGGGCGCCTCTCGAGGGGCTTCCTGAGCACCGCCGTCTACGCGCTCGTCGCCCCGCTCCTGGCCGTCGTCGTCGGCGCCGCGGCCGGCTTCGCGATCGTGGCGCTGCGGCTGCGCCACGGGTTCGTCTGGTTCGTCGTCATCTTCGCGTCCACGATCTTCCCGCTGCAGATGATCCTCATGCCGCTGTTCCTCGGGTACGCGGAGACCGGCCTGTACGACAGCCGCCAGGGCATGATCCTCGTCTACACGGCGATCAGCGTGCCGTTCGCGGCGTTCGTGATGCGGAACTTCTTCTCCGGCATCGCGCACCAGGTGTTCGAGGCGGCCGTCGTGGACGGCGCGGGGACGTGGCGGATCTTCTGGCGGATCTACCTCCCGATGTCGATGAGCGCCCTGGTCGCCGTGTACATCCTGCAGGCCACGCTCATCTGGAACGACCTGCTGCTCGGTCTCACGCTCGCGCAGTCCGAGACGACACGGCCGCTCATGCCGGCGCTGTCGGCCATGCAGAGCACGTACGGCGGCTCGACGATGCCCACGGTGCTCGCGGGCGGCCTGCTGGTCTCGATCCCGACGGTCGCCCTGTTCCTGCTGACGCAGCGCGTGTTCTCCCGCGGGCTGTCGCTCGGCCAGTTCTGA
- a CDS encoding carbohydrate ABC transporter permease has translation MTQLTRRPRAGGHSYRWQARGFILPALVVVTVVLYLPFVWTTWISFTEYSGLGTPEPIGFANYPAMFADPNFLVSLRNTLLWVVGTIALPVGLGLLIAVLVHGLPGSFWFKLPFLLPYAISGIAVGVIWTFILQTGGALSEALAFLHLPGSELRWLLDAPLNTIVMILASTWQGAGVNALLFGIGLQSIPKEPIEAARVDGASGWRMFRSMTWPMLAPLTTVVVGLAIVGSLKTFDIVWGMTKGGPGRVSETLALTMYQETFLANDYGLGAAVAVFLTVVTVIASVLYLRRQLSEDKVV, from the coding sequence TTGACCCAGCTCACCCGCCGACCACGCGCCGGCGGCCACTCGTACCGGTGGCAGGCGCGAGGGTTCATCCTGCCGGCGCTCGTCGTGGTGACCGTCGTGCTGTACCTGCCGTTCGTGTGGACGACGTGGATCAGCTTCACGGAGTACAGCGGGCTCGGCACGCCGGAGCCGATCGGCTTCGCGAACTATCCGGCGATGTTCGCGGACCCGAACTTCCTCGTCTCGCTGCGGAACACGCTGCTGTGGGTGGTCGGGACGATCGCGCTGCCCGTCGGCCTCGGCCTGCTCATCGCCGTGCTCGTGCACGGGCTGCCCGGCAGCTTCTGGTTCAAGCTGCCGTTCCTGCTGCCGTACGCGATCTCGGGCATCGCCGTCGGGGTCATCTGGACGTTCATCCTGCAGACGGGCGGCGCGCTCAGCGAGGCGCTGGCGTTCCTCCACCTCCCCGGCTCGGAGCTGCGCTGGCTGCTCGACGCTCCGCTCAACACGATCGTCATGATCCTGGCCTCCACCTGGCAAGGCGCCGGGGTGAACGCGCTGCTGTTCGGCATCGGGCTGCAGTCGATCCCGAAGGAGCCGATCGAGGCGGCCCGCGTCGACGGCGCGTCCGGCTGGCGCATGTTCCGCTCGATGACCTGGCCGATGCTCGCCCCGCTGACGACGGTCGTCGTCGGCCTGGCGATCGTCGGCAGCCTCAAGACGTTCGACATCGTCTGGGGCATGACGAAGGGTGGGCCGGGCCGCGTGTCCGAGACGCTCGCGCTGACGATGTACCAGGAGACGTTCCTCGCGAACGACTACGGGCTGGGCGCCGCCGTCGCCGTCTTCCTCACCGTCGTCACGGTGATCGCCTCCGTGCTCTACCTGCGCCGGCAGCTGTCCGAGGACAAGGTGGTGTGA
- a CDS encoding ABC transporter substrate-binding protein, producing the protein MRKTTAAVAATTATLALALAACSGGGGNEGGTGDDGGEAPAGPIAFYTDKAAWEPSFDAMNEASGDLTLEFTGYSDAAAYDAFIKQAFRTDAPPALFTWHTGDSLAELVEEGLVAETTELWDAAIENGDVPEDLAADYTYDGKQYCVPLNIAYWVMYYNKAIFEENGIEVPTTWDELIAAADTLVAAGVIPFHQMNIIFEFVWFQANLLGLDPEAYQGLSTGDTSYTDPVVVEAMENWQSMMADGYFIDPGVQTDPQTLLSTGEVAMAYFGTFFTGQLTAIDQVSGEDYGIFPMPSVDDGVGPQMVVETGPLCAAAAGPDVDAALDYSAWWMTADAQQAWADERGEISFNPAVTIEDPELSAITDAVGAGDFQLQQRYLEATPAPIYTVSASVFGDFVTNYPDDVMPALEQIQAEADSYWASE; encoded by the coding sequence ATGCGCAAGACCACAGCAGCCGTGGCCGCGACGACGGCGACGCTGGCGCTCGCCCTCGCCGCCTGCTCCGGCGGTGGAGGGAACGAGGGCGGGACCGGCGACGACGGCGGCGAGGCACCCGCCGGGCCGATCGCGTTCTACACGGACAAGGCGGCGTGGGAGCCGAGCTTCGACGCCATGAACGAGGCGTCCGGCGACCTCACGCTCGAGTTCACCGGCTACTCCGACGCGGCGGCGTACGACGCGTTCATCAAGCAGGCGTTCCGCACGGACGCCCCGCCGGCCCTGTTCACCTGGCACACGGGCGACTCGCTCGCGGAGCTGGTCGAGGAGGGCCTGGTCGCCGAGACCACGGAGCTGTGGGACGCCGCGATCGAGAACGGCGACGTGCCCGAGGACCTGGCCGCCGACTACACCTACGACGGCAAGCAGTACTGCGTGCCGCTCAACATCGCCTACTGGGTCATGTACTACAACAAGGCGATCTTCGAGGAGAACGGGATCGAGGTGCCGACCACCTGGGACGAGCTCATCGCCGCCGCCGACACGCTGGTGGCCGCGGGCGTCATCCCGTTCCACCAGATGAACATCATCTTCGAGTTCGTGTGGTTCCAGGCGAACCTGCTCGGTCTCGACCCGGAGGCGTACCAGGGCCTGTCGACCGGCGACACGTCCTACACCGACCCCGTCGTGGTCGAGGCCATGGAGAACTGGCAGTCGATGATGGCGGACGGCTACTTCATCGACCCGGGCGTGCAGACGGACCCGCAGACGCTGCTGTCCACCGGTGAGGTGGCCATGGCGTACTTCGGCACGTTCTTCACGGGCCAGCTCACCGCCATCGACCAGGTCTCCGGCGAGGACTACGGCATCTTCCCGATGCCCAGCGTGGACGACGGCGTCGGGCCGCAGATGGTGGTCGAGACCGGTCCGCTCTGCGCGGCCGCCGCAGGACCCGACGTCGATGCCGCGCTCGACTACAGCGCGTGGTGGATGACGGCGGACGCCCAGCAGGCCTGGGCCGACGAGCGCGGCGAGATCAGCTTCAACCCGGCCGTCACGATCGAGGACCCGGAGCTGTCCGCCATCACGGACGCCGTCGGCGCCGGCGACTTCCAGCTCCAGCAGCGCTACCTCGAGGCCACGCCGGCACCGATCTACACCGTGTCGGCGAGCGTGTTCGGCGACTTCGTCACGAACTACCCCGACGACGTCATGCCGGCGCTCGAGCAGATCCAGGCCGAGGCGGACTCCTACTGGGCGAGCGAGTGA
- a CDS encoding DUF4185 domain-containing protein: MPNGTTRRRTLALISLTAALAATCTVVGPAGAGERPGGGGHERRCSLSDAEFTTRAEPATGYDEAVAEYGNSGEGWTGGDSTYSIPLRDGRTAWIFSDTFLGPVNDDGSRPLDAPFLNNSVVVQDRRGDLTTFHGGTPEEPAAIIPPDEPNHWYWLGDGVETRRGEIQVVALKFWYGGGGAFDFGWDSTYLATLDPETFDLVSLEPLPSSAGIQWASWIEPAVRYTYVYGVEDLGASKYMHLARVRGSGLSGTWEYWTGSGWSRQESASARIMDGVANEYSVARFRDGYLMVTQDTHEAFSARIVGYVACSPTGPFREIGTLYTMPEVGPLGSYGNPNIFGYNAHEHPELRHADRTILTYNVNSFVSAELYEDVTIYRPRFVELEIDVDR; this comes from the coding sequence ATGCCGAACGGAACCACGCGGCGCCGCACCCTCGCCCTGATCTCGCTGACCGCCGCGCTCGCGGCGACCTGCACCGTCGTCGGCCCCGCCGGTGCCGGCGAACGACCCGGCGGAGGTGGCCACGAGCGCCGGTGCAGCCTGTCCGACGCCGAGTTCACCACGAGGGCAGAGCCGGCCACGGGCTACGACGAGGCCGTCGCCGAGTACGGCAACTCCGGCGAGGGGTGGACCGGGGGCGACTCGACCTACTCGATCCCGCTGCGCGACGGGCGCACCGCGTGGATCTTCTCCGACACGTTCCTGGGCCCGGTGAACGACGACGGGTCGCGTCCGCTCGACGCGCCGTTCCTCAACAACAGCGTCGTGGTGCAGGATCGTCGTGGCGACCTCACCACGTTCCACGGCGGCACGCCCGAGGAGCCGGCCGCGATCATCCCGCCGGACGAGCCGAACCACTGGTACTGGCTCGGCGACGGCGTCGAGACCCGACGCGGCGAGATCCAGGTCGTCGCCCTGAAGTTCTGGTACGGCGGCGGCGGCGCCTTCGACTTCGGCTGGGACTCGACGTACCTCGCGACCCTGGATCCGGAGACGTTCGACCTGGTCTCGCTCGAGCCGCTCCCGTCGAGCGCCGGGATCCAGTGGGCCAGCTGGATCGAGCCCGCCGTTAGGTACACCTACGTGTACGGCGTCGAGGACCTCGGTGCGTCGAAGTACATGCACCTCGCTCGCGTGCGCGGCTCCGGCCTCTCGGGAACGTGGGAGTACTGGACCGGGTCCGGCTGGTCGCGTCAGGAGTCCGCGAGCGCACGGATCATGGACGGCGTCGCGAACGAGTACTCGGTGGCCCGGTTCCGCGACGGCTACCTCATGGTCACCCAGGACACGCACGAGGCGTTCAGCGCGCGCATCGTCGGATACGTGGCGTGCTCGCCGACGGGGCCGTTCCGCGAGATCGGCACGCTGTACACGATGCCGGAGGTCGGCCCGCTGGGGAGCTACGGCAACCCGAACATCTTCGGCTACAACGCGCACGAGCACCCCGAGCTGCGCCACGCGGACCGCACGATCCTCACGTACAACGTCAACAGCTTCGTCTCCGCCGAGCTGTACGAGGACGTGACGATCTACCGCCCGCGGTTCGTGGAGCTCGAGATCGACGTCGACCGGTGA
- a CDS encoding FadR/GntR family transcriptional regulator, whose product MTIPAARMDPVVRKDLSAELADRVVRLIAERGLQVGESIDSVRTLATRFEVAVPTVREALRRLEGLGILEFRHGSGIYVGPNAGRMVLANTMNPPADVDQLVELLEARLVIEPGIAELAARAHDAPALQLVEETLAEAERCLETGAANLWHVNMDLHRAIARATGNAVLGDTMDTLAEVHGDDQRQILRLHGDPRADFDEHRAIVDLIAAGDGAGARDAMHTHLEDVVRIIRSTRTGGDAT is encoded by the coding sequence GTGACTATCCCGGCGGCGCGCATGGACCCGGTCGTGCGGAAGGACCTGTCGGCGGAGCTGGCCGACCGCGTCGTCCGGCTCATCGCCGAGCGCGGACTCCAGGTCGGCGAGTCCATCGACTCCGTGCGGACCCTCGCCACACGGTTCGAGGTGGCCGTGCCCACGGTTCGTGAGGCGCTGCGCCGCCTCGAGGGGCTCGGCATCCTGGAGTTCCGGCACGGGTCCGGCATCTACGTCGGTCCCAACGCGGGCCGGATGGTCCTCGCCAACACGATGAACCCGCCGGCCGACGTCGACCAGCTCGTCGAGCTGCTCGAGGCGCGGCTCGTCATCGAGCCCGGGATCGCGGAGCTCGCCGCGCGGGCGCACGACGCGCCGGCCCTGCAGCTCGTCGAGGAGACGCTCGCCGAGGCGGAGCGCTGCCTCGAGACCGGGGCGGCGAACCTGTGGCACGTCAACATGGATCTCCACCGCGCCATCGCCCGCGCGACGGGCAACGCCGTCCTCGGCGACACGATGGACACGCTCGCCGAGGTCCACGGTGACGACCAGCGGCAGATCCTGCGACTCCACGGCGACCCGCGGGCGGACTTCGACGAGCACCGCGCGATCGTCGACCTCATCGCCGCCGGTGACGGCGCGGGTGCGCGCGACGCGATGCACACGCACCTCGAGGACGTCGTCCGCATCATCCGCTCGACCCGCACGGGAGGTGACGCGACCTGA
- a CDS encoding PIG-L deacetylase family protein, with protein MSTDTPTPTEPLRALREDWERALAVVAHPDDMEFGGSAAVSRWTRQGKQVAYLLLTSGEAGIDGMHPDEARVVREAEQRASCAVVGVSDVEFAGLDDGVLEYGLPMRRVIAEAVRRHRPDIVITGNFHDSWGPGSAPNQADHIATGRAVLDAVRDAGNRWVFHDQLTDGLEPWGGVSEVWVAASPFSRHGVDVTETFDDGVASLAEHRAYIEGLGWADFDPEEFLGGFARAAGERLGVGYAVAFERVSLAWGDAED; from the coding sequence ATGAGCACCGACACGCCGACGCCGACAGAACCCCTGCGAGCGCTGCGCGAGGACTGGGAGCGAGCCCTCGCCGTCGTCGCCCACCCCGACGACATGGAGTTCGGGGGCTCCGCCGCGGTGTCGCGGTGGACGCGCCAGGGCAAGCAGGTGGCCTATCTCCTCCTGACGAGCGGTGAGGCCGGGATCGACGGGATGCACCCGGACGAGGCGCGGGTCGTGCGGGAGGCGGAGCAGCGGGCGTCGTGCGCCGTCGTGGGCGTGAGCGACGTCGAGTTCGCCGGGCTGGACGACGGCGTCCTGGAGTACGGGCTCCCGATGCGGCGGGTGATCGCCGAGGCGGTCCGCCGGCACCGGCCGGACATCGTCATCACCGGCAACTTCCACGACTCCTGGGGCCCCGGTTCGGCACCGAACCAGGCCGACCACATCGCGACCGGACGGGCGGTGCTGGACGCCGTCCGGGACGCGGGCAACCGGTGGGTCTTCCACGACCAGCTCACGGACGGGCTCGAGCCGTGGGGTGGCGTGAGCGAGGTGTGGGTGGCGGCGTCGCCGTTCTCCCGGCACGGCGTGGACGTGACCGAGACGTTCGACGACGGCGTCGCGTCCCTCGCGGAGCATCGCGCCTACATCGAGGGGCTGGGCTGGGCGGACTTCGACCCGGAGGAGTTCCTCGGGGGGTTCGCGCGGGCAGCGGGGGAGCGCCTCGGCGTGGGCTACGCGGTCGCGTTCGAGCGTGTCTCCCTGGCGTGGGGCGACGCCGAGGACTGA
- a CDS encoding class I SAM-dependent methyltransferase has translation MREPSQWEQITAANPNHSTWYVERFRAMAAQGADLDGEARLADAMVPRGARILDAGCGPGRVGAALASRGHTVVGVDVDPVLVEAARADHPGPTWLVGDLAELDLPSRDIPEPFDLVVCAGNVMTFLAPGSEAEVLRRFRAHLAPGGRAVVGFGAGRGYPFERFDADVGAAGLAIDVRLATWDLRPFTASGDFLVAVLSAA, from the coding sequence GTGCGCGAGCCGAGCCAGTGGGAACAGATCACCGCCGCCAACCCGAACCACTCGACCTGGTACGTGGAGCGGTTCCGTGCGATGGCGGCCCAGGGCGCCGACCTGGACGGCGAGGCGCGGCTCGCCGACGCGATGGTGCCGCGCGGTGCACGGATCCTCGACGCCGGGTGCGGGCCGGGGCGGGTGGGCGCGGCGCTGGCGTCGCGGGGGCACACGGTGGTCGGCGTGGACGTCGACCCGGTGCTCGTGGAGGCGGCCCGGGCCGACCATCCCGGCCCGACGTGGCTGGTCGGCGATCTCGCGGAACTCGACCTCCCGTCCCGCGACATCCCTGAGCCGTTCGACCTGGTGGTGTGCGCCGGGAACGTCATGACGTTCCTCGCGCCCGGATCGGAGGCCGAGGTGCTGCGCCGGTTCCGGGCGCACCTCGCGCCCGGCGGCCGCGCGGTGGTCGGCTTCGGTGCCGGCCGCGGGTATCCCTTCGAGCGGTTCGACGCGGACGTCGGCGCGGCCGGACTCGCCATCGACGTCCGGCTCGCGACATGGGACCTGCGCCCGTTCACCGCGTCCGGGGACTTCCTGGTGGCGGTGCTCAGCGCGGCGTAG
- a CDS encoding M15 family metallopeptidase, which produces MTHLRSTPPAPPEPRRPARSSGRDLSGRPRVARSRATARRRRGLVATVLAAVLVAGAFGAARLLAPGTEPTEWSPAAEPTDRSPVADQPDRPPASTGGEAATGLDPELERRFELAQAAAAEDGVPLTLTSGWRTAEEQQALVDDAVRRYGSVDEAHRWVLPPDTSEHVAGAAIDVGPTDGALWLGEHGWEFGLCRTYANEVWHFEATIEPGGTCGEMFADASHGWD; this is translated from the coding sequence ATGACACACCTCCGCTCGACCCCGCCCGCCCCTCCGGAGCCTCGCCGCCCTGCCCGCTCGTCCGGCCGGGATCTCTCGGGACGGCCGCGGGTCGCCCGGTCGCGCGCCACCGCGCGGCGTCGCCGCGGCCTCGTCGCCACCGTGCTCGCCGCGGTGCTGGTGGCCGGCGCGTTCGGGGCCGCGCGGCTCCTCGCGCCGGGCACGGAGCCGACCGAATGGTCGCCGGCCGCCGAGCCCACGGACCGGTCCCCGGTCGCGGATCAGCCCGACCGGCCCCCGGCGTCGACCGGCGGCGAAGCCGCGACCGGCCTGGACCCGGAGCTGGAGCGTCGGTTCGAGCTGGCGCAGGCCGCGGCCGCCGAGGACGGCGTCCCGCTGACCCTGACGTCGGGCTGGCGGACCGCCGAGGAGCAGCAGGCGCTCGTGGACGACGCCGTCCGCCGCTACGGCTCGGTGGACGAGGCGCACCGGTGGGTGCTCCCGCCCGACACCTCGGAGCACGTGGCCGGCGCCGCGATCGACGTCGGCCCGACGGACGGCGCGCTCTGGCTCGGGGAGCACGGGTGGGAGTTCGGGCTCTGCCGCACCTACGCGAACGAGGTGTGGCACTTCGAGGCGACGATCGAACCCGGCGGCACCTGCGGCGAGATGTTCGCCGATGCGTCGCACGGCTGGGACTGA
- a CDS encoding sensor histidine kinase translates to MASDRPRSPLLEDAGIALAAGAVWFGAIALLTTSEIWNPRWLSAYWWTGAWIVVALALRRVAPGPLFWITVVGYPLVQRTGLQSYFVVLPLMVVAFAATRAGAVQPALAAITGAASSAALLFVGGFVPLTGGLTWFGRPWFSGSPSEVVTLAALVGGSAVLGTVIRRLDLTTQSLRESNAELRALHAMRARQAVAAERTRIARELHDVVAHHLTAIVVRAQAADRVAAHQPAAPSEAVRWIAQEGGTALTAMRSVVRVLRDDAPAPAVPAPSLHAVVATADRMRAAGHTVDLTLPAEPRSLAPEIELAVVRIVQEGLTNVLLHSRAETSVVVVDDAGTHVDVTVRDPGPARPAGPDEGGGHGIAGMRERVEALGGSFAAGPDGDGWVVHARLGGAAS, encoded by the coding sequence GTGGCCAGCGACCGACCCAGGAGCCCTCTCCTCGAGGACGCCGGGATCGCGCTCGCCGCGGGGGCGGTGTGGTTCGGGGCCATCGCCCTGCTGACGACGAGCGAGATCTGGAACCCGCGCTGGCTCTCGGCGTACTGGTGGACCGGAGCCTGGATCGTCGTCGCCCTGGCCCTGCGGCGCGTCGCGCCGGGGCCGCTGTTCTGGATCACCGTGGTGGGCTACCCGCTCGTCCAGCGCACGGGCCTGCAGTCCTACTTCGTGGTGCTGCCCCTGATGGTCGTCGCGTTCGCCGCCACGCGCGCCGGCGCGGTCCAGCCCGCGCTCGCCGCCATCACGGGCGCCGCGTCGTCCGCCGCCCTGCTCTTCGTCGGCGGATTCGTCCCGCTGACGGGCGGCCTCACCTGGTTCGGCCGGCCGTGGTTCTCCGGCAGCCCCTCGGAGGTCGTCACGCTCGCCGCCCTCGTGGGCGGTTCTGCCGTGCTCGGCACCGTCATCCGCCGTCTCGACCTCACCACGCAGTCGCTGCGGGAGAGCAACGCCGAGCTCCGCGCGCTGCACGCGATGCGCGCACGTCAGGCGGTCGCCGCGGAACGCACCCGGATCGCGCGCGAGCTGCACGACGTCGTCGCGCACCACCTCACGGCGATCGTGGTCCGCGCGCAGGCGGCGGACCGGGTCGCGGCGCACCAGCCCGCGGCACCGTCCGAGGCCGTGCGCTGGATCGCGCAGGAGGGCGGCACCGCCCTGACCGCGATGCGCTCCGTGGTCCGGGTCCTCCGCGACGACGCCCCGGCGCCCGCCGTGCCGGCACCGTCGCTGCACGCCGTCGTCGCCACCGCCGACCGCATGCGAGCCGCCGGGCACACGGTCGACCTCACCCTGCCGGCCGAGCCGCGGAGCCTCGCGCCCGAGATCGAGCTCGCCGTGGTCCGCATCGTCCAGGAGGGACTCACGAACGTGCTGCTGCACTCCCGCGCCGAGACGAGCGTCGTCGTCGTCGACGACGCCGGAACTCACGTCGACGTCACCGTGCGTGACCCCGGCCCCGCTCGGCCCGCCGGCCCGGACGAGGGGGGCGGTCACGGCATCGCGGGGATGCGCGAACGCGTCGAGGCGCTCGGCGGCTCGTTCGCCGCGGGGCCTGACGGCGACGGCTGGGTCGTGCACGCGCGGCTCGGCGGGGCGGCGTCGTGA
- a CDS encoding response regulator: MTGAEPQTPIRLLVADDQPTIRLGLRMILDNEPDLTVVAEADDGEAAVAAARELRPDVVLMDVRMPRVDGIQAAARLTADPELAGVRTIVLTTFDDDAYVYGALRAGAAGFLLKDVGPDALVDAVRRVHAGDSLLDPSVTRRVIERYVELADAAPVLPGAAAAARLTRREHEVLLAVARGSSNREIGAALDVSEATVKSHVRSLLAKLGLASRVQLVIFAYSEGLVSARR; this comes from the coding sequence GTGACCGGCGCGGAGCCGCAGACCCCGATCCGGCTGCTCGTGGCGGACGACCAGCCGACGATCCGGCTCGGCCTGCGCATGATCCTCGACAACGAGCCCGACCTCACGGTCGTGGCCGAGGCGGACGACGGCGAGGCCGCCGTCGCCGCGGCCCGCGAGCTGCGCCCGGACGTCGTCCTCATGGACGTCCGCATGCCACGCGTCGACGGCATCCAGGCGGCCGCGCGCCTCACCGCCGACCCCGAGCTGGCCGGCGTGCGCACGATCGTGCTCACCACGTTCGACGACGACGCGTACGTGTACGGCGCGCTCCGTGCGGGCGCGGCCGGCTTCCTCCTCAAGGACGTCGGGCCGGACGCGCTCGTCGACGCCGTCCGTCGCGTGCACGCCGGCGACTCGCTGCTCGACCCGAGCGTCACGCGGCGCGTGATCGAGCGGTACGTCGAGCTCGCCGACGCCGCGCCCGTCCTCCCGGGCGCCGCGGCCGCCGCTCGCCTCACGCGTCGCGAGCACGAGGTGCTCCTCGCCGTCGCGCGGGGCAGCTCGAACCGGGAGATCGGTGCCGCGCTCGACGTGTCCGAGGCGACGGTCAAGAGCCACGTCAGGTCGCTGCTCGCGAAGCTCGGGCTGGCGAGCCGGGTCCAACTCGTGATCTTCGCGTACTCCGAGGGCCTGGTCAGCGCGCGCCGGTGA
- a CDS encoding MFS transporter, which yields MPTSDSARTAPAFSRATALLVAGTFFMEILDGTILAPAAPAIAADLGVRAVDINVAMTAYLLTLAVLIPASGWVADRFGPRRVFMVAVAIFTVASVGCALAESLPMLVAARVLQGVGGSLMVPVGRLVVLRTTPKHDLVRAIAFLTWPALVAPVIAPFVGGVLSTYASWQWIFLINVPLGALALVLSRRILPDVAGERGLHLDLTGFALVAVATLALVTGMEQVGSGTAVGWHVAVLLAVAAIVAFLAVRHLLRARRPLLDLRILRIESFRATAAGGSVYRLVITAIPFLLALFFQLGFGWTAAAAGAVVVALFVGNVAIKPTTTPLMRRFGIRSVLLASIAGSIGCLVAIAFLGPTTPTWIVLAVLCASGVARSIGFTAYNSLAFSDVDADDLRDANTLNATVQELGSGLGIAVGALLVRLGDVAAQAGWFGGVLGGPAAPFRIAFLALAVVMLLPAAEAVALRRTAGSGVTGAR from the coding sequence GTGCCGACGTCCGACAGCGCCAGGACAGCGCCGGCGTTCTCGCGTGCGACGGCGCTGCTCGTCGCCGGCACGTTCTTCATGGAGATCCTCGACGGGACGATCCTCGCGCCGGCTGCGCCGGCGATCGCCGCGGATCTCGGCGTGCGCGCCGTCGACATCAACGTCGCGATGACGGCGTACCTCCTGACCCTCGCCGTGCTCATCCCCGCGAGCGGCTGGGTCGCCGACCGGTTCGGACCACGGCGCGTGTTCATGGTCGCCGTCGCGATCTTCACCGTCGCGTCCGTGGGGTGCGCGCTCGCGGAGTCGCTGCCGATGCTCGTCGCCGCCCGGGTGCTGCAGGGCGTCGGCGGCTCGCTCATGGTCCCCGTCGGCCGCCTCGTCGTGCTGCGGACCACCCCCAAGCACGACCTCGTCCGCGCCATCGCGTTCCTCACGTGGCCCGCACTCGTGGCGCCCGTCATCGCCCCGTTCGTGGGCGGTGTGCTCAGCACGTACGCGTCCTGGCAGTGGATCTTCCTCATCAACGTGCCGCTGGGCGCGCTCGCCCTGGTCCTGAGCCGGCGGATCCTGCCCGACGTGGCGGGGGAGCGCGGACTGCACCTCGACCTGACCGGCTTCGCGCTCGTCGCCGTCGCGACCCTCGCGCTGGTGACCGGGATGGAGCAGGTCGGCTCCGGCACCGCCGTCGGATGGCACGTCGCCGTGCTGCTCGCGGTGGCAGCGATCGTCGCGTTCCTGGCCGTGCGGCACCTGCTCCGGGCGCGGCGACCCCTGCTCGACCTGCGCATCCTGCGCATCGAGTCCTTCCGTGCGACGGCGGCCGGGGGCTCGGTCTACCGCCTCGTCATCACGGCGATCCCGTTCCTCCTGGCACTGTTCTTCCAGCTGGGGTTCGGCTGGACGGCGGCAGCGGCCGGAGCCGTGGTGGTGGCGCTGTTCGTCGGGAACGTCGCCATCAAGCCGACGACGACGCCGCTCATGCGCCGGTTCGGCATCCGGTCGGTGCTGCTCGCCTCGATCGCGGGCTCGATCGGGTGCCTCGTGGCCATCGCGTTCCTCGGGCCGACGACACCGACCTGGATCGTGCTCGCCGTGCTGTGCGCGAGCGGCGTCGCCCGCTCGATCGGCTTCACCGCTTACAACTCGCTCGCGTTCAGCGACGTCGACGCCGACGACCTGCGCGACGCGAACACGCTCAACGCGACGGTCCAGGAGCTCGGCTCCGGGCTCGGCATCGCCGTCGGCGCCCTGCTCGTGCGGCTCGGCGACGTGGCCGCGCAGGCCGGCTGGTTCGGCGGTGTGCTCGGCGGCCCCGCCGCCCCCTTCCGGATCGCGTTCCTCGCGCTCGCCGTCGTCATGCTGCTGCCGGCGGCCGAGGCGGTGGCGCTCCGCCGCACCGCCGGGTCGGGCGTCACCGGCGCGCGCTGA